The following is a genomic window from Nguyenibacter vanlangensis.
TGCCGGGAAACCTGTCATGCCAGGCCGGCCCGTTGGCCACCAGGGAGTCCCAACGCTCGGACCGCCAGCGCTCGGCGATCCGCTTCCGTTCCACGACGAGATGCGACACACCCCGCCGGCCCAGATGCTCGCTCATGGCCAGCCCGGCCTGACCCGCGCCGATCACGAGCGTATCGACTTTTTCGGTTGCCATTCCGGATACCCTTTTCCGACCGTGCCGAAGATCATTCCGGCGCATGAAAAGCCGTTCGCTCTTGTAATGAAATCAGAAAATTCCACAAACAATCATTTTGATCATTGATGCTTAGCATTTTCCTAAGAGCCGGGCGGCGGTGCTTCGGGCAACGAAAAACCTTATGACGGCTTCAAAAAAACAATCTTTACCCGATAGACATCACGATTCTACGCTGCCTCCGTCATGAGGGAAACCATCCCGCGGAGGCGGTCTTGAGCCAGGACAACGAACAGAGCGTGCGGGTGGATCTGGCCGCCGCCCTGCGCATCGCGGCGCGCCTGGGGATGCATGAAGCCGTCGCCAACCATTTCAGCGCCGCCATTTCCGAAGACGGCACGCGCTTTCTCATCAACCCGAAATGGCGGCACTTCTCGAGGATACGCGCGCGCGACCTGATCGTGGTGGATGCGCGGCAGCCGGGCGATGCGGACAGCCGCGACCTGGATCCGACCGCCTGGGCCATTCACGGTCAACTGCACAGGATCAACCCGCGCGCGCGGGTGGCCATGCACCTGCATCCTGTCCATGCCACGGCGATCGCGACCCTGCAGGATCCCGTCATTCCCCCGATCGACCAGAATACGGCCCGATATTTCAGAAGAATCGCGATCGACAGGCACTATGGCGGCATGGCCGACAGCGCGGCCGAGGGCGCCCGCCTCGCGGCGCTGATGGGCGACAGGACCCGGCTGATGATGGGCAATCACGGCGTCATGGTCGTCGCCCGCACCGTCGGCGAAGCCTTCGACGACATGTATACGCTGGAACGGGCCTGCCAGATACTCGTCACGGCCTATTCGACCGGCAGGCCGCTTTCGGTCCTGGCCGACGACGTCGCGGAAAAGACAGCCGGGGACTGGGAGCGCATCACGGATTTCTCCATCCGCCATTTCGAGGAAATGAAGCTGATCCTCGACAGGGAGGAGCCCGACTACAAGGACTGAGCGCGGCCTCTCGCCTGTCGGCGTGCGATGGTATAAAAGACGGCATGCGCTATACGCTTCGTCAGCTCGAATATTTCATCGCGGCAGGCGAAGCCGGGTCGATCCGACATGCCTCGGAGAAACTCTCGATCTCCCAGCCTTCGATTTCTACTGCGATCGCCCATCTCGAACAGGAACTCGGCGTTCAGCTCTTCATCCGCCATCATGCGCAGGGATTGTCGCTGACGCCGGCCGGGCGCCGGCTCGTCGCGGAAGCGAAGCGGGTGATCCAGATGGCCGAAGGACTCTATGCCGCCGCGTCCGAGGTCACGGACCAGGTGCGGGGCCAATTGACGGTCGGCGCCATGGTCACCCTGGCGCCGATGATCATGCCGGAACTCGCGCACGGGTTCATGTCCGCCTATCCGGCCACCGAAATCCGGCAGTTCGAGGCCGATCACGAACAGCTTATGGAAAGGCTGAAGCGCGCCGAGATCGACATCGCCATCACCTATGACCTCCAGATTCCCGAGGACATCAGTTTCCTGCCCCTCGCCAGCCTGCCACCCCATATCCTGGTCAGCGCGGCGCATCCCTTCGCGGGCCGCGAAGAGGTTTCCCTTCGCGAACTCGCGGACGAGCCGCTCATCCTGCTCGACCTGCCGTTGAGCCGCGAATATTTCTTCGGGCTCTTCTTTCGCGAGGGGCTGGAACCGAAGATGTATTCCCGTTCTTCGCATCAGGAGGTGGTGCGCACGATGGTTGCCAACGGATATGGCTACACGCTAGCCAATGTGCGGCCTCGTTCGGATCTCGCCCTGGATGGACGGCGCGTCGTCCGGGTCAGGCTGGCGGGCGATCATCGGCCGATGGTGGTCGGGATCGCGACGCTGGAGACGATCCGGAAATCACGCTTGCTCGAACGGTTCGAGGCGCATTGCACGGCCTCCATTTCCGACCTGTCCCTTCCGGGAATGACGGCGCCCGACCTGCCTGACTGAAGAAGCGGCGTCACGTCGACCTTCGCGCCGCGCCGTCGCGGATCGACGGGCCCGCCAGGCAGAGGCAGGAGATGCTGAGAACCGACATGGCGAGCAGGTACAGGCCGGGTGCCGGCAGGTTGCCCGACCGGCGCGTCAGGAGCGAGAGCAGCAGCGGCGTGAAGCCGCCGAACAGGAGCTGGCTTGCGGCATAGCTGAGCGCGATGGCGCTGGCCCGGTTGCGGGCGGGGAACAGGTCCGCCATCAGCGCCGGCACCGACGCGTAGTAGCCGCCATAGATGCAGACGATGAAGACCGATTGTACCAGCATCAGCCGCGTCGCCGACGGCGCGGCGGCCAGCCACGCGAAGAGCGGCCAGGCCGCCAGGCCGCCGATAGTCGCCGCCGTGATCATCAGCCCGCGCCGCGCCGTTCGGTCGCCCAGGCCGGCAAAGACCGGCGGCAGGACGATCGACAGAATGCCGGACACCACCGTTCCGAACAGCGACCCGGTTTCCGACAGATGCAGGACGGTGCGGGCATAGGTCGGCATGTAGACGTTCAGCGCGCTGCCGGTCGCCCCCAGCCCGACCGTGCCGATCGCCAGGATCATACGCCGTTTGTCGCCCCGCATGATCTCGCGCAGGGGGGTGTGGTTTTCGCGGCGGGAAAAAACCGCCGATTCCGCGCTGCGCAGGCGCAGCCAGGTGGCGAACGGCCCCATGACCAGCCCGAACAGGAACGGCAGGCGCCACGCCCCCGCATCGATCTGGCGGTCCGAGAAGAAATGATGCACGCACCACGCCAGGAATGCCGCCAGCGTTACGGAAAAGCCGGATGCCGACCATTGCAGGCTGGCGTAGAATCCGCGCCGCGCCGGATCGCGTTCCGCCAGCATCGCCGAGGCGCTGCCGAATTCACCGCCCGCCGCGAACCCCTGCAGCAACCGCGACACCACCAGCAGCAATCCCGCCGCCGGACCGATCGACCGGCTGTCGGGAATCAGCGCGACCGCCCCGGTGCCGATCGTCATCAATGCCGATGACAGGATCAGCCCGCTGCGCCGGCCATGCCGGTCGGTCCAGGACCCCAGCCAGGCCGCCCCCAGCGGGCGCACCACGAACGCCACGCCGAAACTGCCCAGGCTGAGCAGCAGAGGCCGCGCCCCGCCGGCGCCGCTCGAAAAGAACAGGCGCGAGAAGGTGACGGAAAACAGCCCGTAGAGCAGCAGGTCGTACCATTCCAGCGCCCCGCCCAGGACGGTCGCCAGAATGGTGCGCGCCTGCCCCGCGTCGCGGACCGTCGCCGGAGCCGCCGTCGCCGCCACCGTCAGAAGCCGGTCGTCAGCGAGACGACGCCCGAGAATTTGCCGCCGGTGATGTAGGTCGGCTGGCTGGCCGCCACCATGTGTCCATAGATGCCGCGCGTCGCGACCGCGTTCGAGGTCAGGCCCCATGCGCCGGACAGATAACGTGCATCCCCCACATTGATCAGGTTGAGCTGGATCTGCGGCCGCTTGAGGGCGCCCACGCTGTGCAGGCGGTACCCCAGGCTGACATTCGCGGTCTTGTAGGCCGGCATGCTCTGGTCGTCCATGAAGGTGGTGTATTGGGAATCGACGTAGTTGAACGAGAAATTCCCGAACAAAGACCCGTCGTCATAGGACAGGCCGATCGATCCCATGAAGGTCGGCGTCAGGACCGCGCTCTTGCCCCGGGTCGGCAAATAGTCGCCGCCGGCCGCGATGTCGTTGTCGATGGTGGCATGCAGATACTGGCCCGACAGGTAGGGCGCGACATGATGCCAGGCCGGCAGGCTGAATTCGGCGCTGGCGCCGCGCGTCGTCTGGCCGCCGCCATTCAGCGACGACGTGATGGTCGTGCCGTTGACGAGCTGGTTGCTGGTCACCTGGCGGTTGGTAAAATTATAGTTGAACAGAGAGACGGTCAGGTTGAACGCGCCGTAATGGCGGAAACCGATTTCCTCGGCGATCGAATATTCCGGCTTGATGTCGCTGGAATGCGCGCTGGTCATCCTGCCCGTCGCGACGCTGAACATGTCGATCGACGGCGTTACCGCGGCAGCTTCGCGGAAGGCGGTCGTGCCGTTGACATAGACCTGGTCGTGCGGCGTGGCCTGGTAGCTGATCGCGACGCGGGGCAGAGGCTGGAAATCGCTGAACCCGGTCGCGTAGGTCGCCCCCGGAATCAGGTTGGTCGCCATGCGCGTCATCATCACGGCCTTGAGCCCGGCCGAGACGGTCAGCCGGTCGTCCAGCGCGCGATAGGTATCCTGCAGCGTCAGCGCGTTGAGTTGCTGGATCACATGCGCATTCCATTGCAGCAGCCGCCGTCCGTCCTGGGTCAGCACGGGATATCGCCCCCACAGATTGGCCGCCTGCCCGTTGGCCCCGGGCAGCGAATAGGAGGGGTCCTCGGTATAGTTCACGTAGGAATACCAGTAGCCGAGCGACAATGCGTTATGGTGATGCGTCCATGTCAGCGCCGTGTTCAAGCCGAACGTCGATTCGGTGAAATGATCGACCGACACGGCCGCCGCCTGATTACTTACCCGGCCGCCCGCCCCTGGCGGGAATTGCAGGATGCCCGCCGGTTCGCTGCCGAGATAGCTGCCGGTCCGGCTGAGCGCCGTCGCGCCGTTCAGCGTGCCGTCCACGTCATAGAGATAGGGCGTGACGGCCAGGGCCAGGCCGTGGCCCAGGTTGAGATGCGCCTGCACGCCGGCATGCGCGTGACGCCATTCATATTGGTGGAATTTGTAATAATCCGTGTTCGATCCGGTAAAATTCGGCGCGTAGTTGTAGGAATCGCCGTATTGCCGCCACTGTGCCAGCGTCGGGTAGGTATACAGGTTTTCGGTGACGTCGTTGTAGGACATGAAGGGCGAGATGCTGTTGCCGTCGCCCCATGTCCTTTCGCCCTTGAAATCCACGTGCCAGCGATTCAGGCCGCCCGGGCCGCGCCAGTTGGTGGCGGTGGTGTTGGAAAACGACGCGTAGGACCGGAAGCCGGAATGCCCGATCTCGCCCGTCTCGCCCCGGATGAATTCGCGCTCCAGGTCGTTGCCGCCGAAGGTGAAGTCGGCCAGGCCGCCCGCCTTGGGGGACGGGCTGCGCATCGTCGCGCTGATCAGTCCGCCCACCGCGCTGAAGGTGGGCGCCATCAGGTCCGGCGAGCCGGGCGACACCGTGATCGATCCGATATTTTCCGTATCCGCCCAGGTCGAGGATGCCGGACTGTAATACAGCACGTCCGACGGGTTCATCCCTTCGAACTCGTAGCCGATCTCATTCTGGTTCATGCCCCGCATCGACACGCTCATCCGGTCGGTCGCCCCGGTCGGATCCGCCGTGGCGACCACGACGCCGGGTGTGTTGCGCACCAGGTTGAGCACGTTGGTGGTCGGGGACTGCGCCGCGATGTAGTCGCGCGTTATCGTGTTGCGGGCATAGGGCGCGGTCTGCCGCGGCATCAGCCCGCCCCCCGGCACCGCGCCGGTCATGCCGGTCGCCGACGCCTGCGCGCTGACGGTGATTTCCTCGGGCCTTGGCGGCGCCACGGCGCGCGGGGACCGTTTCGGCGTAGGGCGGTGCGTCGGGGCCCGCGCCGATGCGTCCCGCGCCGTAACGGGCGCCGTGCCGGATAGCGGGTGCGGCCGCGCGCCGGCGACCGCCGCATGGGCTACCGTCACGCTGGCAACCGTCGCGGCGATCAGCGTGACGCCCGCGGACGCGGCCGCCGTGACGCTGAGGGAACGGAATCTGAGACCGGACATAGGGCGCCCCACTGCCTGGGAGATGGTCGGGACGCGACGCGGCGCACGGCGCACCCAATGTATG
Proteins encoded in this region:
- a CDS encoding class II aldolase/adducin family protein; amino-acid sequence: MSQDNEQSVRVDLAAALRIAARLGMHEAVANHFSAAISEDGTRFLINPKWRHFSRIRARDLIVVDARQPGDADSRDLDPTAWAIHGQLHRINPRARVAMHLHPVHATAIATLQDPVIPPIDQNTARYFRRIAIDRHYGGMADSAAEGARLAALMGDRTRLMMGNHGVMVVARTVGEAFDDMYTLERACQILVTAYSTGRPLSVLADDVAEKTAGDWERITDFSIRHFEEMKLILDREEPDYKD
- a CDS encoding LysR family transcriptional regulator — encoded protein: MRYTLRQLEYFIAAGEAGSIRHASEKLSISQPSISTAIAHLEQELGVQLFIRHHAQGLSLTPAGRRLVAEAKRVIQMAEGLYAAASEVTDQVRGQLTVGAMVTLAPMIMPELAHGFMSAYPATEIRQFEADHEQLMERLKRAEIDIAITYDLQIPEDISFLPLASLPPHILVSAAHPFAGREEVSLRELADEPLILLDLPLSREYFFGLFFREGLEPKMYSRSSHQEVVRTMVANGYGYTLANVRPRSDLALDGRRVVRVRLAGDHRPMVVGIATLETIRKSRLLERFEAHCTASISDLSLPGMTAPDLPD
- a CDS encoding MFS transporter — its product is MAATAAPATVRDAGQARTILATVLGGALEWYDLLLYGLFSVTFSRLFFSSGAGGARPLLLSLGSFGVAFVVRPLGAAWLGSWTDRHGRRSGLILSSALMTIGTGAVALIPDSRSIGPAAGLLLVVSRLLQGFAAGGEFGSASAMLAERDPARRGFYASLQWSASGFSVTLAAFLAWCVHHFFSDRQIDAGAWRLPFLFGLVMGPFATWLRLRSAESAVFSRRENHTPLREIMRGDKRRMILAIGTVGLGATGSALNVYMPTYARTVLHLSETGSLFGTVVSGILSIVLPPVFAGLGDRTARRGLMITAATIGGLAAWPLFAWLAAAPSATRLMLVQSVFIVCIYGGYYASVPALMADLFPARNRASAIALSYAASQLLFGGFTPLLLSLLTRRSGNLPAPGLYLLAMSVLSISCLCLAGPSIRDGAARRST
- a CDS encoding TonB-dependent receptor plug domain-containing protein is translated as MSGLRFRSLSVTAAASAGVTLIAATVASVTVAHAAVAGARPHPLSGTAPVTARDASARAPTHRPTPKRSPRAVAPPRPEEITVSAQASATGMTGAVPGGGLMPRQTAPYARNTITRDYIAAQSPTTNVLNLVRNTPGVVVATADPTGATDRMSVSMRGMNQNEIGYEFEGMNPSDVLYYSPASSTWADTENIGSITVSPGSPDLMAPTFSAVGGLISATMRSPSPKAGGLADFTFGGNDLEREFIRGETGEIGHSGFRSYASFSNTTATNWRGPGGLNRWHVDFKGERTWGDGNSISPFMSYNDVTENLYTYPTLAQWRQYGDSYNYAPNFTGSNTDYYKFHQYEWRHAHAGVQAHLNLGHGLALAVTPYLYDVDGTLNGATALSRTGSYLGSEPAGILQFPPGAGGRVSNQAAAVSVDHFTESTFGLNTALTWTHHHNALSLGYWYSYVNYTEDPSYSLPGANGQAANLWGRYPVLTQDGRRLLQWNAHVIQQLNALTLQDTYRALDDRLTVSAGLKAVMMTRMATNLIPGATYATGFSDFQPLPRVAISYQATPHDQVYVNGTTAFREAAAVTPSIDMFSVATGRMTSAHSSDIKPEYSIAEEIGFRHYGAFNLTVSLFNYNFTNRQVTSNQLVNGTTITSSLNGGGQTTRGASAEFSLPAWHHVAPYLSGQYLHATIDNDIAAGGDYLPTRGKSAVLTPTFMGSIGLSYDDGSLFGNFSFNYVDSQYTTFMDDQSMPAYKTANVSLGYRLHSVGALKRPQIQLNLINVGDARYLSGAWGLTSNAVATRGIYGHMVAASQPTYITGGKFSGVVSLTTGF